In Halobaculum rubrum, the following are encoded in one genomic region:
- a CDS encoding cell division protein FtsZ has product MPYLFVGAGQAGCSLVDSVFSHQRVAQLATPVAFNSTIRDLQNLSNIEREAWYGVSEESGLVPGTTAGFEEEVTGGFGRDPEKADAALSGQQPQLIDAYQERFGEGTPPFAFLFLGLGGGTGCGIAPHLAEAIAEYGGPSTDIIAVAVLPNTAGQVTGDDGPSATRQATNAMYGLDRLEEHVDGVILIDNQRLAYEDAAEGRFNEYNDYAASAIVDLISGPILERINPGEYDDLDAPVIDLQDVVTSLTLDDGGVGYATLGRSVTMTRSLPGYILPFVGRKSVDGATLSRLAVSKRSVEDVNPADAAKAIGQVRAPAPYLVDDDYRIQVSVIRGLLDSYCPEVNIGMTLTKRNLASFTTLLTFAREDISRIAEIEDLAAEHAAGVTV; this is encoded by the coding sequence ATGCCATATCTCTTTGTCGGCGCTGGACAGGCCGGGTGCTCGTTGGTGGACTCCGTGTTCAGTCATCAACGAGTCGCCCAACTGGCCACGCCAGTCGCGTTCAACTCGACGATACGGGACCTCCAGAACCTCTCGAACATCGAACGGGAGGCGTGGTACGGCGTCTCGGAGGAGAGCGGACTCGTCCCCGGTACGACAGCGGGGTTCGAGGAGGAAGTGACCGGGGGTTTCGGCCGCGACCCCGAGAAAGCCGACGCCGCGCTCTCCGGGCAGCAGCCGCAGTTAATCGACGCCTACCAGGAGCGGTTCGGCGAGGGAACGCCGCCGTTCGCGTTCCTGTTTCTCGGATTAGGGGGCGGAACCGGCTGCGGGATCGCCCCGCATCTCGCGGAGGCGATCGCCGAGTACGGCGGCCCGTCGACGGACATCATCGCGGTCGCGGTCCTCCCGAACACCGCGGGACAGGTGACCGGGGACGACGGGCCGAGCGCCACCCGACAGGCGACGAACGCGATGTACGGCCTCGACAGGCTGGAGGAGCACGTCGACGGCGTCATCCTCATCGACAACCAGCGGCTCGCCTACGAGGACGCCGCAGAGGGGCGGTTCAACGAGTACAACGACTACGCCGCGTCGGCGATCGTCGACCTCATCTCCGGCCCCATCCTCGAACGGATCAACCCCGGCGAGTACGACGACCTCGACGCGCCCGTCATCGACCTGCAGGACGTGGTCACCTCGCTCACGCTCGACGACGGAGGGGTCGGCTACGCGACGTTGGGACGGTCGGTCACGATGACCCGGTCGCTCCCCGGCTACATCCTTCCGTTCGTCGGACGTAAGTCCGTGGACGGGGCGACGCTCTCGCGGCTGGCCGTCTCGAAGCGCAGCGTCGAGGACGTCAACCCCGCGGACGCGGCGAAGGCCATCGGACAGGTTCGCGCGCCGGCGCCGTACCTCGTCGACGACGACTACCGGATCCAGGTGTCGGTGATCCGTGGGCTGCTCGACTCCTACTGTCCGGAGGTCAACATCGGGATGACGCTGACGAAACGGAACCTCGCGTCGTTCACGACGCTGTTGACGTTCGCGCGCGAGGACATCTCCCGGATCGCCGAGATCGAGGACCTCGCAGCCGAGCACGCCGCGGGGGTGACGGTGTGA
- a CDS encoding carboxypeptidase regulatory-like domain-containing protein, protein MGTCTHRRLLVTFLVLALVVGPATATATGGASGSPTAGALTPSGSVMAAGDLNQTDSGTLRFELAVGNVGNNSEVRVRFESGGDSDNVTTAAENPNSNDVYRYRVASGDLPDFSLANTRITVSTVDNGTVLLNKTGVDLRHLDLADAEGSFDDNGRLTLNATDETAGLDGESFELNASANEGRSATLSATLENDTVTIDRDGAFKRLLAPPAELTLAAADGGPSVTGDTDVSPEAAAPDATVLVSPGRVTVQSPLLVAGTEYGVHLNTTGPNGEYAAVTTAQETDGVTSVTVENEYVAGFDSVTIGVTTAGSAVLSRTYKSGGALPATVDNGQRSVTLREASFADSDVSFVLLSTDGGVRTLSNASVDGATLSLAGLPDERGLDPNGSYRMVVAFADAPAVTVSVGDGGGSSPLVVPTNGTQGPGANTTATGTPGNESQGGIVGSVPGGQITLGVLLGLVVLLVLGLGYAVGQSMGGGSSGGGSGATQQTRDVRVRITDGFANEQLSDEVYLTARPTGQSSASTSGVNRDAGGREEAVDGGVVTWTLNAEPYEFTASYNGTTVTETAELLDDRLTLSFEPVSKRVTVIDETGEPVQDATVTATFDDERISERTDANGRASLTVPMTASSVEVTAEHERYEPDTRRVSDPNNLPSELRVVGKTGTLRVETAIGGEPTDAVEVSLDTDDEWLRERLEESSPTDEGDDAVGLPAGEYTLVGSVDGAPFEDVRSRVTVPEDDTATVTLDVPFEFQLSATQRESLESLRSEADDLLPGGRLDSAVHSYYASVARSLADTVERVPESGIRFAETGVAPEPVVDAMLSAGRGCVEGVDNAMNTKHNVDLFSACADMREVSEEWRADYDLDDLFELAAADRVSQRAELKSRLSEAESAVEENRAEVNVISPVGDVLEELQAYERETRESDEVRNAAFVFAVAGFVESVTELFEHPRLLDRLNRTMY, encoded by the coding sequence ATGGGGACCTGCACACACCGACGGCTGCTCGTCACGTTCCTCGTGCTGGCGCTCGTCGTCGGTCCGGCGACGGCGACCGCGACGGGCGGCGCCTCCGGCTCCCCGACGGCCGGGGCGCTGACGCCGTCGGGGTCGGTGATGGCGGCCGGCGATCTGAACCAGACTGATTCGGGGACGCTCCGGTTCGAACTGGCCGTCGGCAACGTCGGCAACAACTCGGAGGTACGGGTTCGATTCGAGTCGGGCGGCGACAGTGACAACGTCACCACGGCGGCCGAGAATCCGAACTCGAACGACGTGTACCGCTACCGAGTCGCTTCGGGCGACCTCCCCGACTTCTCGCTCGCGAACACAAGGATCACGGTCTCGACAGTCGACAATGGCACCGTTCTCCTCAACAAGACGGGGGTCGACCTTCGACACCTCGACCTCGCCGACGCGGAGGGCTCCTTCGACGACAACGGACGGCTCACCCTGAATGCGACCGACGAGACCGCGGGACTCGACGGCGAGTCGTTCGAACTGAACGCGTCCGCGAACGAGGGGCGGTCCGCGACGCTCTCGGCGACGCTCGAGAACGACACCGTCACGATCGACCGCGACGGCGCGTTCAAGAGACTGCTCGCGCCGCCCGCGGAGCTGACGCTGGCGGCGGCCGACGGCGGTCCCTCCGTTACAGGTGATACAGACGTGTCCCCAGAGGCCGCCGCACCGGACGCCACCGTCCTCGTGTCCCCGGGACGCGTGACGGTCCAGTCGCCGCTGTTGGTCGCCGGGACCGAGTACGGCGTCCACCTCAACACGACCGGGCCGAACGGGGAGTACGCCGCGGTGACGACCGCACAGGAGACCGACGGCGTCACGTCGGTGACAGTCGAAAACGAGTACGTCGCCGGCTTCGACAGCGTCACGATCGGCGTAACGACCGCGGGATCGGCGGTACTGTCGAGGACCTACAAGTCTGGCGGCGCACTCCCTGCGACCGTCGACAACGGTCAGCGGAGCGTGACGCTCCGGGAGGCGTCCTTCGCCGATAGCGACGTCTCGTTCGTCCTGCTATCGACCGATGGCGGGGTCCGGACGCTGAGCAACGCGTCCGTCGACGGCGCGACGCTCTCGCTGGCGGGACTCCCCGACGAACGAGGGCTCGATCCGAACGGGTCCTACCGGATGGTCGTCGCGTTCGCTGACGCGCCCGCGGTGACCGTGAGCGTCGGTGACGGCGGGGGGAGCTCGCCACTCGTGGTACCGACCAACGGGACGCAAGGGCCCGGAGCGAACACCACGGCGACCGGGACACCCGGGAACGAGTCGCAGGGCGGGATCGTCGGAAGTGTCCCCGGCGGACAGATCACGCTCGGGGTGCTCCTCGGGCTTGTCGTGCTTCTCGTGTTGGGACTCGGCTACGCCGTCGGTCAGTCGATGGGCGGCGGATCGAGCGGCGGCGGGTCCGGGGCGACACAGCAGACCCGGGACGTCCGCGTTCGGATCACCGACGGGTTCGCGAACGAGCAGCTCTCCGACGAGGTGTACCTGACGGCTCGACCGACGGGGCAGTCGTCGGCGTCGACCAGCGGCGTCAACCGCGACGCCGGCGGCCGCGAGGAGGCCGTCGACGGCGGGGTCGTCACGTGGACGCTCAACGCCGAGCCGTACGAGTTCACCGCCTCCTACAACGGAACGACCGTCACCGAGACGGCGGAGTTGCTCGACGATCGGCTGACGCTCAGCTTCGAGCCGGTGTCGAAGCGCGTCACCGTCATCGACGAGACGGGCGAACCGGTGCAGGACGCGACCGTCACTGCGACGTTCGACGACGAGCGGATCTCCGAGCGAACCGACGCGAACGGGCGGGCGTCGCTGACGGTCCCGATGACCGCTTCCAGCGTGGAAGTCACCGCGGAACACGAGCGATACGAGCCCGACACCCGCCGGGTGTCCGATCCGAACAACCTCCCGTCGGAACTCCGCGTCGTCGGCAAGACCGGGACGCTTCGGGTCGAAACCGCCATCGGCGGCGAGCCGACGGACGCGGTGGAGGTCAGCCTCGACACGGACGACGAGTGGCTCCGAGAGCGACTGGAGGAGTCGAGCCCGACCGACGAGGGGGACGACGCGGTCGGCCTCCCGGCGGGCGAGTACACCCTGGTCGGCTCGGTCGACGGTGCACCGTTCGAGGACGTCCGTTCGCGTGTGACCGTCCCCGAGGACGACACGGCGACGGTGACGCTTGACGTGCCGTTCGAGTTCCAGCTGTCGGCGACACAGCGGGAATCGCTCGAGTCGTTGCGCAGCGAGGCGGACGATCTCCTCCCGGGCGGTCGGCTCGACTCGGCCGTCCACAGCTACTACGCGAGCGTCGCGCGGTCGTTGGCCGACACGGTCGAACGGGTTCCCGAGTCAGGGATCCGGTTCGCCGAGACGGGCGTCGCTCCCGAGCCGGTCGTCGACGCGATGTTGTCGGCGGGTCGCGGCTGCGTCGAGGGCGTCGACAACGCGATGAACACGAAGCACAACGTCGACCTCTTCAGCGCGTGTGCGGACATGCGCGAGGTCTCTGAGGAGTGGCGGGCGGACTACGACCTCGACGACCTCTTCGAACTGGCGGCGGCCGACCGAGTGAGCCAGCGGGCGGAGTTGAAATCGCGACTCTCCGAGGCCGAATCGGCCGTCGAGGAAAACCGGGCCGAGGTGAACGTCATCTCGCCCGTGGGCGACGTTCTCGAGGAGCTACAGGCGTACGAACGCGAAACCAGAGAGTCGGACGAGGTGCGGAACGCGGCGTTCGTCTTCGCCGTCGCCGGCTTCGTCGAGTCGGTCACGGAGCTGTTCGAACACCCGCGGCTGCTCGACCGACTCAACAGGACGATGTACTGA